One part of the [Synechococcus] sp. NIES-970 genome encodes these proteins:
- a CDS encoding EAL domain protein, with amino-acid sequence MAFQPIVNLRTQEIFAHEALARGLNNEPAGTIFQNINDTNRYLFDQSCRTKAIRLAAELQIPCFLSINFLPNAVYEPERCIRTTLEAAETYGFPIERIIFEITEGEKVSDLMHLRNIVEYYRARGFKTAIDDFGAGYAGLNLLSEIQTDIIKLDMALIRGIDQDKVRQAIVKGVLQVAEELSSIIIAEGIETKTELNILLDLGIELFQGFYFAKPAFQSLATIPTDKLHSMSFPPSTT; translated from the coding sequence ATGGCATTCCAACCCATTGTCAATCTCAGAACCCAAGAAATTTTTGCCCATGAAGCCCTCGCGCGGGGGTTGAATAATGAGCCAGCTGGGACAATCTTTCAAAACATTAATGATACTAACCGTTACCTATTCGATCAATCCTGTCGTACAAAAGCCATTCGCCTTGCCGCTGAACTACAAATTCCTTGCTTTTTAAGTATTAATTTTTTACCTAATGCAGTATATGAACCAGAACGCTGCATTCGGACGACCCTAGAAGCTGCAGAGACCTATGGTTTTCCTATCGAACGCATTATCTTTGAGATCACAGAAGGCGAAAAAGTTTCTGATTTGATGCACCTACGCAACATTGTTGAATATTATCGGGCACGGGGTTTCAAAACGGCAATCGACGATTTTGGGGCTGGCTATGCTGGGTTAAACCTTTTGTCAGAAATTCAAACCGATATTATTAAGTTAGATATGGCCCTGATCCGGGGGATTGATCAAGATAAAGTTCGTCAGGCGATCGTGAAAGGCGTACTCCAGGTAGCTGAAGAATTATCCAGTATTATCATCGCAGAAGGCATTGAAACCAAAACAGAATTGAATATTTTATTAGACTTAGGTATTGAACTTTTCCAAGGATTTTATTTCGCGAAACCTGCATTTCAGTCCTTAGCAACAATTCCTACCGATAAACTGCATAGTATGTCTTTTCCCCCAAGTACTACCTAA
- the purB gene encoding adenylosuccinate lyase — translation MIERYTLPEMGNLWTNEAKLKAWLKVEVAVCEAQAELGYIPEDAVAEIKAKAQFDEARVLEIEKEVRHDVIAFLTNVNEYVGDAGRYIHLGMTSSDVLDTALALQMVDSMDLILTCVEDLIQAIRYQAQQHRYTVMVGRSHGIHAEPMTFGFKLAGWLAEMLRNRDRLVAVRKEIAVGQISGAVGTYANIEPRVEALACQKLGLDPDTASTQVISRDRHANYMNQLAVLAASIERFAVEIRNLQRTDVLEVEEYFSKGQKGSSAMPHKRNPIRSERLTGMARLVRGNAMAALENVALWHERDISHSSVERVALPDSCILVHFMLRETISLVKNLLVYPENMERNMNVYGGVIFSQRVLLALVEKGLTREDAYRLVQGCAHSAWNTEGGNFRANVEQDAEITQHLSATEIAACFDPQFQLRHLDQVYQRLGI, via the coding sequence GTGATTGAACGTTATACCCTCCCCGAAATGGGGAATCTCTGGACAAATGAAGCAAAGCTCAAGGCCTGGCTCAAAGTTGAAGTCGCCGTTTGTGAAGCCCAAGCAGAGTTAGGGTATATCCCCGAGGATGCCGTCGCAGAAATCAAAGCCAAAGCCCAGTTTGACGAAGCCCGGGTCTTGGAAATTGAAAAAGAAGTCCGCCATGATGTCATTGCTTTTTTGACGAATGTCAATGAATACGTCGGTGATGCAGGCCGGTATATCCACCTGGGCATGACCAGTTCCGATGTGTTGGACACCGCCCTCGCGCTGCAAATGGTGGACAGTATGGATTTGATTTTGACCTGTGTTGAGGATTTAATTCAGGCAATCCGTTACCAAGCCCAACAGCACCGCTATACCGTTATGGTCGGCCGCTCCCATGGGATCCATGCCGAACCGATGACCTTTGGATTTAAGCTGGCCGGTTGGCTTGCAGAAATGCTCCGTAACCGCGATCGCCTGGTGGCCGTCCGCAAAGAAATCGCCGTGGGCCAAATCTCTGGCGCAGTGGGGACCTATGCCAATATCGAACCCCGCGTCGAAGCCCTCGCCTGCCAGAAACTGGGCCTTGATCCGGATACCGCCTCCACCCAGGTGATTTCCCGCGATCGCCATGCCAACTACATGAACCAATTGGCCGTATTAGCAGCGAGTATCGAGCGCTTTGCCGTAGAAATCCGCAATCTCCAACGCACCGATGTTCTAGAAGTCGAAGAATATTTCTCCAAGGGCCAAAAAGGCTCCTCGGCAATGCCCCACAAGCGGAACCCGATTCGTTCTGAGCGTTTGACAGGAATGGCCCGTCTGGTGCGAGGGAATGCCATGGCTGCCCTCGAAAACGTCGCCCTCTGGCACGAGCGGGATATTTCTCACAGTTCCGTGGAGCGGGTTGCCCTCCCTGACAGCTGCATTCTAGTGCATTTCATGCTGCGGGAAACCATTAGCTTGGTGAAGAATCTGCTGGTTTACCCCGAAAACATGGAACGCAATATGAACGTCTATGGCGGGGTGATCTTCAGTCAGCGGGTCTTGCTTGCCCTCGTTGAAAAGGGTTTAACCCGCGAAGATGCCTACCGGCTCGTCCAGGGTTGTGCCCACAGCGCCTGGAATACGGAGGGAGGAAATTTCCGCGCTAATGTGGAGCAGGATGCAGAAATCACCCAGCATCTTTCTGCCACAGAAATCGCCGCCTGCTTTGATCCCCAGTTCCAACTACGCCACCTCGACCAAGTCTATCAACGGCTCGGTATCTAA
- a CDS encoding CobW/P47K family protein, with protein sequence MPTVSHQTQNPDTSATNSSGIPVTIITGFLGSGKTTLLNHILTNQEGLKTAVLVNEFGEIGIDNELIVTTDENMVELSNGCVCCTINEDLVDAVHKILDRDEKVDYIVVETTGLADPLPVALTFLGTELRDMTRLDSIVTTVDCANFSLDLFNSEAAYSQIAYGDIILLNKTDLVEEAEVDALEVRIRDIKEGARLLRTQNSAVPLGLLLSVGLFESDKYFDSADSHAHHHHDHHDHSHDHGHHDHVCTPECDHDHDHGHHHHHSNHLENDGFMSISFQNDQPFAIRKFQYFLDNQLPVNVFRAKGILWFDESPLRHVFHLSGKRFTIDDSEWKPGEVKKNQLVLIGQNLDEETLRQQVENCFCLPSENRGKGFGA encoded by the coding sequence ATGCCCACAGTCAGTCATCAAACCCAAAACCCTGACACATCAGCCACAAATTCATCAGGGATTCCTGTCACGATCATCACCGGATTTTTGGGTAGTGGTAAAACGACTCTGTTAAATCATATCCTTACCAATCAAGAGGGTCTTAAAACCGCCGTACTAGTCAATGAATTTGGCGAAATTGGCATTGACAATGAATTGATTGTCACCACCGACGAGAACATGGTGGAACTGAGTAACGGCTGTGTGTGCTGCACAATCAACGAAGACCTGGTTGATGCTGTTCATAAAATCCTTGATCGGGATGAAAAAGTTGACTACATCGTTGTAGAAACAACCGGATTAGCAGATCCACTCCCCGTTGCCTTAACTTTTTTAGGAACAGAATTGCGGGATATGACGCGGCTCGATTCTATTGTAACTACGGTAGACTGCGCGAACTTTAGCCTAGATCTATTCAATAGTGAAGCGGCCTATAGCCAAATTGCCTATGGGGATATTATTCTCCTGAACAAAACAGATTTGGTGGAAGAGGCAGAGGTTGATGCTCTAGAGGTCAGAATCCGCGATATTAAAGAAGGGGCTAGACTGCTTCGGACACAAAATTCTGCTGTTCCCCTGGGATTACTCCTGAGTGTGGGACTGTTTGAGTCGGATAAATATTTTGATAGTGCTGATTCCCACGCCCATCACCACCACGATCATCATGACCACAGCCATGACCATGGACACCATGACCATGTGTGTACCCCAGAATGCGACCATGATCATGATCATGGCCACCATCACCATCACTCTAATCATTTAGAAAATGATGGGTTTATGTCTATTTCTTTCCAGAATGATCAACCCTTTGCCATTCGCAAGTTTCAGTATTTCTTGGACAACCAGCTGCCAGTGAATGTCTTTCGGGCGAAGGGAATTCTTTGGTTTGATGAAAGCCCACTCCGTCATGTGTTCCACCTCAGTGGTAAACGCTTTACCATTGACGATTCGGAATGGAAACCAGGGGAAGTGAAGAAGAATCAGTTGGTTCTCATCGGCCAAAATCTCGACGAAGAAACCCTACGACAACAGGTAGAAAATTGCTTCTGTCTCCCTTCTGAGAACCGTGGGAAGGGCTTTGGGGCCTAG
- a CDS encoding hypothetical protein (conserved hypothetical membrane protein), translating into MTVEIITIVAALIISWLVFTAFIKIVKTSVQTAITIAAIVLLLQLIFGIRSSQVIEQIIELPRIIGDWFSGR; encoded by the coding sequence ATGACCGTCGAAATCATCACCATTGTGGCCGCCTTGATTATCTCTTGGCTTGTGTTTACAGCTTTTATCAAAATTGTTAAAACCAGCGTACAAACTGCGATCACCATTGCGGCGATCGTCCTTTTACTCCAACTCATTTTCGGGATTCGCTCCAGCCAAGTGATTGAACAAATTATTGAATTGCCCCGCATCATCGGCGACTGGTTTAGTGGCCGCTAG